The proteins below are encoded in one region of Flavobacterium sp. IMCC34852:
- a CDS encoding ExbD/TolR family protein → MAELNTGDSGGGKKGSKKVRSKKSNAKVDLTAMVDLAFLLITFFMLTTSLSKPQSMDLGLPDKEDKPTDKPMKVDQRRTVTILMGKDNKIKWYHGLLDSPEPGGAPTDAVYGKNGIRKEILERVVSIPQITGDKKKGMIVIIKPTKKATYRNLVDILDEMAICDVPTYAIVNDITPEEQKLVDEMNK, encoded by the coding sequence ATGGCTGAATTAAATACCGGCGACAGCGGCGGTGGCAAAAAAGGCAGTAAAAAGGTAAGAAGTAAAAAATCCAACGCAAAAGTGGATCTTACAGCCATGGTGGATTTGGCATTCTTGTTGATTACGTTCTTCATGTTGACCACATCTTTATCTAAACCACAATCTATGGATTTGGGGTTGCCTGATAAAGAAGATAAACCAACTGACAAGCCAATGAAGGTTGATCAAAGAAGAACTGTTACGATTCTCATGGGAAAAGACAATAAGATCAAATGGTATCATGGTTTATTGGATTCTCCAGAACCGGGAGGAGCGCCAACCGATGCAGTTTATGGTAAAAACGGAATCAGAAAAGAAATACTTGAAAGAGTAGTTTCTATTCCACAGATAACAGGTGATAAAAAGAAAGGAATGATTGTTATTATCAAGCCTACCAAAAAAGCTACATACAGAAACTTAGTTGATATTTTGGATGAAATGGCTATTTGCGATGTGCCTACTTACGCCATTGTAAATGATATCACACCTGAAGAACAAAAACTAGTAGACGAAATGAACAAGTAG
- a CDS encoding energy transducer TonB, whose protein sequence is MKLDLLKRQWIDIVFEGRNKAYGAYELRKENPKTTLRSLVIGAFIFGLAVSAPLIISLIPDSADEDANLDKKIVTIKLPPKEEQPKNLPPPPPPPPKVDQVKFVKPVVAKTEEIVEEPPKIEEIKDKKLGDETIKGDPDAPLTVEPVGNGPSVVEEDNQIYNTAGIEVKPDFPGGLEKFYKFVGKNFQVPEEEGLKGKIFVTFVVEKDGSLTDIKVIRDIGYGTGKEAIRVLKSCPKWNPGEQNGKKVRVLYSLPISIQSAE, encoded by the coding sequence ATGAAATTAGACTTATTAAAAAGACAGTGGATAGACATCGTTTTTGAGGGACGTAATAAAGCCTATGGTGCTTATGAGTTGCGTAAAGAGAATCCGAAAACTACTTTGCGTTCATTGGTCATAGGAGCATTTATATTTGGTTTAGCGGTAAGCGCACCACTTATCATAAGCTTAATTCCGGACAGCGCTGATGAAGATGCTAATTTGGATAAAAAAATTGTAACGATTAAGTTGCCGCCAAAAGAAGAGCAACCTAAGAATCTTCCACCACCGCCACCGCCTCCACCAAAAGTGGATCAGGTAAAGTTTGTGAAACCGGTTGTGGCTAAAACAGAGGAAATCGTTGAAGAACCGCCTAAGATTGAGGAAATCAAGGACAAAAAATTAGGTGATGAAACTATCAAAGGAGATCCGGATGCACCATTAACGGTTGAGCCGGTAGGAAACGGACCAAGTGTAGTAGAAGAGGATAATCAAATCTATAACACCGCTGGTATCGAGGTAAAACCTGATTTTCCGGGAGGTTTAGAGAAATTCTACAAATTCGTTGGTAAGAATTTCCAAGTACCGGAAGAAGAAGGTTTGAAAGGTAAGATATTTGTAACTTTCGTGGTAGAGAAAGACGGTTCATTAACGGATATCAAAGTAATCAGAGATATTGGATACGGAACAGGAAAAGAAGCGATCAGAGTTTTAAAATCTTGTCCGAAATGGAATCCGGGTGAGCAGAATGGAAAAAAGGTTAGGGTATTGTACTCATTACCGATTTCTATCCAATCAGCAGAATAA
- a CDS encoding PstS family phosphate ABC transporter substrate-binding protein: protein MMNKITKTITGFLLLTLLFVFSCQKNKEDKLDSIIEGKATIYVDESILPIIEDEEAVFETQYKAQLKLVSQSENEVLNALLNDTATIAVLTRTLLPEELKAFQAKKINPKITPFATDAVAFIRSKSVNDSLIALQEVYDFLNGKAGSTIKGLVFDNANSSTVRYISKKAGVSAVGQKNVYSFKTNEEVMKYVAQNDGMIGVIGINWVFQPPLELQETVDKITVLGVKEVGSSEFVFPTQDNLAQGIYPLARDLYIVNCQGYSGLGMGFASFLGGERGQRIILKSGLVPKRVPSRKVMIRNNITKDKN from the coding sequence ATGATGAATAAAATAACTAAGACTATTACAGGTTTTCTATTGCTGACCTTACTATTCGTCTTTTCTTGTCAAAAGAATAAAGAGGATAAATTAGACAGTATCATTGAGGGAAAAGCTACCATTTATGTTGATGAGTCTATCTTACCGATCATTGAAGACGAAGAAGCTGTTTTTGAAACGCAATACAAAGCCCAGTTGAAATTGGTTTCGCAGTCTGAAAATGAAGTCTTGAATGCTTTATTGAATGATACGGCCACTATCGCAGTGCTCACAAGAACACTGCTGCCGGAAGAGTTAAAAGCTTTTCAAGCCAAAAAGATTAATCCCAAAATTACTCCTTTTGCTACTGATGCCGTTGCTTTTATCAGAAGCAAATCAGTCAACGATTCTTTAATTGCTTTGCAAGAGGTGTATGATTTTTTGAACGGAAAAGCCGGGTCAACTATTAAAGGTTTAGTTTTTGACAATGCCAACTCAAGTACCGTTCGCTATATTTCTAAAAAGGCGGGCGTTTCAGCAGTAGGGCAAAAAAATGTTTATTCCTTCAAGACCAATGAGGAAGTAATGAAATATGTAGCCCAAAATGACGGAATGATTGGGGTGATTGGCATAAATTGGGTTTTCCAACCGCCATTAGAATTACAAGAAACGGTTGATAAAATTACCGTTTTAGGGGTGAAAGAGGTTGGTTCAAGCGAGTTTGTATTTCCAACACAAGACAACCTGGCACAAGGAATATATCCTTTGGCACGTGATTTGTATATCGTCAATTGTCAAGGATATTCAGGATTGGGAATGGGATTTGCTTCCTTCCTCGGAGGAGAAAGAGGACAGCGAATTATTTTAAAATCAGGTTTAGTACCTAAGCGAGTTCCCTCCAGAAAAGTCATGATTAGAAACAATATTACTAAAGATAAAAATTAA
- a CDS encoding tetratricopeptide repeat protein encodes MNKFKIFSLALVATTVAKAQDLETAKKAIDAEQFEKAKSLLKSIIQAKPSNGKAAFLLGNIYLKQNIADSATIYFQKGLTASEGARLNNIGLAQMDLDANNRAAAQAKFDMVTKDLKKKDTEEYVYIARAFMNADKPDYASAITVLTKAATANPTDAQVQLALGDAYYGERKQNEAYVAYRNAYQTDSSLIRAKMQLGVLLKGAKAYTEAVKAYNEVIAINPNYGPVYRELAETHYLWGNNVPSTYTENIQKALGFYEKYMSLTDYSVTSRMRHADFLILAKDYKALEVEANKMKELDGVNPRILRYLGYSAYENGNPDAALDALQKYTSNPANKIIPRDYLYLGQAKIKKGSSADGKTIDPTLLASAIADIKKAVEMEPLAANELNELGKKLYDLKAFSAAAAVFEVAVTNPTSKNYLLDNFYLGNSLYYDNTRKDVVKADPIALQKADVAFGNVITASPTTADAYLFRARTNNLLDNDEMMATYYQQYIDVVTAKGEAEVTKNKSKFIEAYNSMAAHFANTDKAKAIEFFNKTLALDPANNYATESLKLLK; translated from the coding sequence ATGAACAAGTTTAAAATATTCAGCTTAGCGTTAGTAGCAACAACCGTTGCGAAAGCACAGGATTTGGAAACGGCGAAGAAAGCTATTGATGCTGAACAATTTGAAAAGGCTAAATCGTTATTAAAATCAATTATACAAGCCAAACCGTCAAACGGGAAAGCTGCTTTTCTTTTGGGTAACATTTACTTAAAACAAAATATTGCTGACTCGGCAACCATCTATTTTCAAAAAGGATTAACCGCCAGTGAAGGAGCAAGGTTAAATAACATTGGTTTAGCTCAAATGGATTTAGATGCCAACAATAGAGCGGCAGCACAAGCTAAGTTTGACATGGTTACCAAAGATTTGAAGAAGAAAGATACAGAGGAGTATGTTTACATTGCTCGTGCTTTTATGAATGCTGACAAACCTGATTATGCCAGTGCTATCACAGTTTTGACCAAAGCAGCTACGGCTAACCCTACAGATGCTCAAGTTCAATTGGCTTTGGGTGATGCGTATTATGGAGAAAGAAAACAAAACGAAGCTTACGTTGCTTACAGAAATGCCTACCAAACAGACAGTTCTTTAATCAGAGCTAAAATGCAATTGGGTGTTTTGTTAAAAGGAGCCAAAGCTTACACTGAAGCTGTTAAAGCTTACAACGAAGTGATTGCCATCAATCCAAATTATGGTCCGGTTTACAGAGAGTTAGCAGAAACCCACTATTTATGGGGAAACAATGTGCCATCTACTTACACTGAAAACATTCAAAAAGCATTAGGGTTTTATGAAAAATACATGAGTCTAACCGATTATTCTGTTACTTCACGTATGCGTCACGCCGACTTTTTGATCTTGGCAAAAGATTATAAAGCTTTGGAAGTAGAGGCTAACAAAATGAAAGAATTAGATGGAGTAAATCCAAGAATCCTTCGTTATTTAGGATATTCAGCTTACGAAAACGGTAACCCTGATGCTGCTTTAGATGCTTTACAAAAATATACTTCTAATCCGGCGAACAAGATTATTCCTCGTGATTATTTGTATTTAGGTCAAGCCAAAATTAAAAAAGGTAGCAGTGCCGATGGTAAAACTATTGATCCTACTTTATTAGCTTCAGCCATTGCAGATATCAAAAAGGCAGTTGAAATGGAGCCTTTAGCGGCTAATGAATTAAACGAATTAGGAAAAAAATTATACGACTTAAAAGCATTTTCAGCAGCCGCAGCAGTTTTTGAAGTAGCGGTTACCAATCCAACTTCTAAAAACTATTTGTTAGATAACTTTTACTTGGGGAATTCATTATACTATGACAACACTCGAAAAGATGTAGTTAAAGCAGACCCAATTGCTTTGCAAAAAGCAGACGTGGCTTTCGGAAATGTAATTACAGCTTCGCCAACTACAGCCGATGCTTATTTGTTCAGAGCTAGAACCAATAATTTGTTAGATAATGATGAAATGATGGCCACTTACTACCAACAATACATCGACGTGGTTACTGCCAAAGGAGAAGCTGAGGTAACTAAAAATAAATCTAAATTTATTGAAGCTTACAATAGTATGGCTGCTCATTTTGCCAACACCGATAAAGCCAAGGCCATAGAGTTTTTTAATAAAACTTTAGCCCTTGATCCGGCGAATAACTATGCTACTGAATCTTTGAAATTATTGAAATAA
- a CDS encoding 7-carboxy-7-deazaguanine synthase QueE has protein sequence MLSKETQLAVDKGEMLPLMEEFYTIQGEGYHTGTAAYFIRIGGCDVGCHWCDVKESWNAELHPPTNTDTIVDNAAKYADTVVVTGGEPLTWDMTLLTQKLKAKNLKVHIETSGAYPVSGTWDWFCLSPKKNKLPVDDAYAIASELKVIIYNKHDFIFAEEQAAKVNPNAILFLQPEWSKKEEMTPLIVDYVMNNPKWRVSLQTHKYLNIP, from the coding sequence ATGCTATCAAAAGAAACACAATTGGCTGTTGATAAAGGAGAAATGCTTCCGTTGATGGAGGAATTCTATACCATTCAAGGCGAAGGATATCATACCGGTACCGCAGCTTATTTTATCCGAATTGGCGGTTGCGATGTAGGCTGTCATTGGTGTGATGTAAAAGAAAGCTGGAATGCCGAATTGCATCCGCCAACCAATACCGATACCATAGTTGACAATGCTGCAAAATATGCCGATACTGTTGTGGTAACCGGTGGAGAACCACTTACTTGGGATATGACTTTGCTGACGCAAAAATTAAAAGCCAAAAATTTAAAAGTACACATCGAAACATCGGGAGCTTATCCGGTCTCGGGAACTTGGGATTGGTTTTGCTTGTCACCTAAGAAAAACAAGTTGCCTGTTGATGATGCTTATGCAATAGCCAGCGAGTTAAAGGTCATTATTTACAACAAACACGATTTTATCTTTGCCGAAGAACAAGCCGCTAAAGTTAACCCGAATGCCATTCTTTTTTTACAGCCGGAATGGAGCAAAAAAGAAGAAATGACGCCGCTGATTGTTGACTATGTCATGAACAACCCAAAATGGAGAGTGTCATTGCAAACCCACAAATATTTAAACATCCCGTAA
- a CDS encoding DUF2059 domain-containing protein codes for MKKLLFVVALALVSQLGFSQDKATREEVEQVIEKSGALGQIDSAKKQVLEMIPADKKAAFAVEFDIIIKKATDATIDIYLQEYSKEDVKAILAFYNSPVGKKMSEKASVIAQKSQDSMMSLQGEVQALVMKYMQ; via the coding sequence ATGAAGAAATTATTATTCGTTGTGGCTTTAGCACTAGTGTCACAATTAGGATTTTCACAAGACAAGGCAACCAGAGAAGAAGTAGAACAAGTGATAGAAAAAAGCGGTGCTTTGGGTCAGATAGATAGCGCTAAAAAACAAGTGTTGGAGATGATTCCTGCAGATAAAAAAGCCGCTTTTGCTGTAGAGTTTGATATCATTATCAAAAAGGCTACAGATGCTACAATTGATATTTACCTTCAAGAATATTCAAAAGAAGATGTCAAAGCGATATTGGCCTTTTATAATAGTCCGGTAGGAAAAAAAATGTCTGAAAAAGCTAGTGTAATTGCTCAGAAATCACAAGACTCTATGATGAGTTTGCAAGGAGAAGTACAAGCCTTGGTAATGAAATACATGCAGTAA
- a CDS encoding aminotransferase class V-fold PLP-dependent enzyme: protein MKSQFLLDPSITFLNHGSFGACPKPIFEEFQRFQLELENEPVVFIQKKLPQYLKLAKAPLAEFIGCDAADFFFVPNPTVAINTVMRSLKLNPGDEILATNHEYGAMDRTWHFYCKKSGAKYVRQPISLPIVSKEQIIEEFWKGYTSKTKVVFLNQMSSSTALIFPVKEICDKAQELGLITIVDGAHVPGHIDLNITDLNPDFYTGTLHKWMLAPKGSSFLYVKKEFQDDLDPLVVSWGYESVAPSESRFLDYHEYQGTNDHSAFLCTPKVIEFLEQNNWKEKSKACKQIVFANYQRFCDLLKTRPLAPITEEFLGQMASIPVKTYKPAELKDLLYDQYKIQIPVMPLNGNIYLRYSINAYNSQEDLDILYKALEDIIQTTDLIEA from the coding sequence ATGAAATCACAATTTTTACTTGATCCTTCCATCACATTTTTAAACCACGGTTCTTTTGGCGCTTGCCCGAAACCGATTTTTGAAGAATTCCAACGCTTTCAATTAGAGCTAGAAAACGAACCGGTTGTCTTTATCCAAAAGAAATTGCCTCAATATTTAAAGCTTGCCAAAGCACCATTAGCCGAATTTATAGGTTGTGATGCTGCAGATTTTTTCTTTGTACCCAATCCGACTGTGGCAATTAATACCGTAATGAGAAGTTTAAAACTCAATCCGGGAGACGAGATTTTGGCCACCAATCACGAGTATGGCGCGATGGACAGAACGTGGCATTTTTACTGTAAAAAATCAGGAGCCAAGTATGTTCGTCAACCTATTAGTTTGCCTATTGTATCCAAAGAACAAATTATTGAGGAGTTTTGGAAAGGTTATACCAGTAAGACCAAAGTGGTTTTCTTAAACCAAATGTCGAGCTCAACGGCTTTGATTTTTCCGGTCAAGGAAATCTGTGATAAAGCGCAAGAGTTAGGATTAATCACCATTGTTGACGGCGCACACGTTCCAGGTCATATCGATTTAAATATAACCGATTTAAATCCCGATTTCTATACCGGAACACTGCACAAATGGATGTTGGCTCCCAAAGGCAGTTCCTTTTTGTACGTTAAAAAAGAATTCCAAGACGATTTAGATCCGTTGGTGGTGAGTTGGGGTTATGAAAGTGTAGCGCCAAGTGAGAGTCGGTTTTTGGATTACCACGAGTATCAGGGAACCAATGACCATTCGGCTTTTTTGTGTACACCCAAAGTCATTGAGTTTTTGGAACAAAATAATTGGAAGGAAAAATCAAAAGCTTGTAAGCAAATCGTGTTTGCCAATTACCAACGCTTTTGTGATTTGCTAAAAACACGACCATTGGCACCGATTACCGAAGAATTTTTAGGCCAAATGGCCAGTATTCCGGTGAAGACTTATAAGCCTGCTGAGTTGAAGGATTTACTATATGACCAATACAAAATACAGATTCCGGTCATGCCTTTGAATGGTAATATTTATTTGAGGTATTCGATTAATGCTTATAATTCTCAGGAAGACTTGGATATTTTGTACAAAGCGCTGGAAGATATTATTCAAACCACAGATTTGATAGAAGCATAG
- a CDS encoding YfiT family bacillithiol transferase: MKDLRYPIGTFEAPKAYTAELLAKAIQTIETFPQKLKAEVAHLTQEQLNTPYRPDGWTVRQVIHHCADSHMNCFIRLKWTLTENNPTIKFYYENLWGEGIDNKTMPIEPTLQFLEGLHYRMAFVMKSLSETDLEAAYIHPEHNKEFQLREMICLYEWHCNHHLAHITELKKRENWV, from the coding sequence ATGAAAGATTTACGCTATCCCATCGGAACTTTTGAAGCCCCAAAAGCATACACGGCTGAACTTTTGGCGAAAGCCATACAAACGATTGAAACTTTCCCGCAAAAACTAAAAGCCGAAGTCGCACATTTAACGCAAGAACAATTAAATACACCATATCGTCCTGATGGTTGGACCGTTCGTCAAGTCATTCACCATTGCGCCGACAGCCATATGAATTGTTTTATCCGTTTAAAATGGACGCTAACCGAAAACAATCCGACCATCAAATTCTACTACGAAAATCTTTGGGGTGAAGGCATCGACAACAAAACCATGCCGATTGAACCAACACTGCAATTTTTGGAAGGTTTGCATTATCGCATGGCATTTGTGATGAAAAGTCTCTCGGAAACCGATTTGGAAGCCGCTTACATTCATCCCGAACACAATAAGGAATTCCAACTCCGCGAAATGATTTGCTTATACGAATGGCATTGCAATCACCATTTGGCGCACATCACCGAGTTGAAAAAAAGAGAAAACTGGGTTTGA
- a CDS encoding class I SAM-dependent methyltransferase, producing the protein MKDLFGQAILDFQTHNAPEDLVTETNISEADEMSVEYLFRSYNDMPKLEKKALQLAKGKILDVGCGAGSHSLYLQAKGFDVTAIDISPSAIKACQLRGVKNARVQNVLDIENEKFDTVFLLMNGTGIFGTLAETSNYLQKLKSLLNPNGQILMDSSDIIYMFDQDEDGAYLVPADGYYGELTFTVSYKGKTEDTFPWLYLDYNTLQNAAHANGLECELVLEGKHFDYLAKLTLSL; encoded by the coding sequence ATGAAAGATCTTTTCGGCCAAGCCATCCTCGATTTCCAAACCCATAATGCGCCCGAAGATTTGGTCACGGAAACCAACATCTCCGAAGCCGATGAGATGAGCGTTGAGTATCTTTTTCGATCTTATAATGATATGCCGAAGTTGGAAAAGAAAGCTCTCCAACTGGCCAAAGGCAAAATCCTCGATGTAGGTTGCGGTGCCGGAAGCCATAGTTTATATTTACAAGCAAAAGGTTTTGACGTTACGGCCATCGATATTTCGCCCAGCGCCATCAAAGCTTGCCAACTTCGTGGCGTGAAAAATGCCCGAGTTCAGAATGTATTGGATATTGAGAATGAAAAATTCGATACTGTTTTTTTATTAATGAACGGCACGGGAATCTTTGGCACATTGGCCGAAACTTCGAATTATTTACAAAAACTAAAATCACTTTTGAATCCGAACGGACAAATTTTGATGGACAGTTCCGATATTATTTACATGTTTGACCAAGACGAAGATGGTGCCTATTTGGTTCCGGCCGATGGTTATTATGGCGAATTGACGTTTACCGTTTCTTACAAAGGAAAAACCGAAGACACTTTTCCGTGGCTTTATCTCGACTACAACACTTTGCAAAATGCCGCTCACGCCAATGGTTTGGAATGCGAATTGGTACTCGAAGGCAAACATTTTGATTATTTGGCTAAACTCACCTTATCATTATGA
- a CDS encoding YkgJ family cysteine cluster protein — MTNPRIDILQKLAKDKHIENKKYFDKLKKKVPKNLDYVMQDLHDAEFKRTDCLTCANCCKTTGPLFTSADIERIAKHLKQKPQQFIDQYLRIDEDQDYVLQSVPCTFLDHENYCMIYEVRPKACREFPHTDRKKFQQISDLTLKNVSICPAAYNIVEEMKKKLPL; from the coding sequence TTGACAAATCCACGAATTGACATACTACAAAAGTTAGCCAAAGATAAGCATATCGAAAACAAAAAGTATTTCGACAAGCTGAAAAAGAAAGTACCTAAGAATTTGGATTATGTGATGCAGGATTTACATGACGCCGAGTTTAAGCGAACCGATTGTTTGACTTGTGCCAATTGTTGTAAAACCACCGGGCCATTATTTACTTCTGCCGATATCGAACGCATAGCGAAGCATTTGAAGCAAAAGCCTCAACAGTTTATCGACCAGTATTTGCGAATTGATGAAGACCAAGATTATGTGTTGCAAAGTGTGCCATGTACATTTTTGGACCACGAAAATTATTGTATGATTTATGAAGTTCGTCCGAAAGCTTGTCGCGAGTTTCCGCATACGGATAGAAAAAAGTTCCAACAAATTTCAGATTTGACGTTGAAGAATGTGTCCATTTGTCCGGCAGCTTATAATATAGTAGAAGAAATGAAGAAAAAACTCCCTTTATAA
- a CDS encoding PH domain-containing protein, translating into MKVYRSKIDWWLIIVIFIVFCYPMIEGLLSKDYVVFSVSFGVLSLVFLMFKSIKYKIDGENLIIWWKKIDIKSIKKIYSTHNPLSSPALSLDRIAVVYNKYDEVLISPKEREAFIQELLKVNPNIMVQI; encoded by the coding sequence ATGAAAGTGTATAGATCTAAAATCGATTGGTGGTTGATTATCGTTATTTTTATAGTGTTTTGTTATCCGATGATTGAAGGACTTTTGAGTAAAGACTACGTGGTGTTTTCGGTATCATTCGGAGTTTTAAGTTTGGTTTTTTTAATGTTTAAATCAATCAAGTACAAAATTGACGGAGAAAACCTGATCATATGGTGGAAAAAAATCGATATCAAATCGATTAAAAAAATCTACAGTACTCACAACCCATTGAGCTCTCCGGCTTTGTCTTTAGACCGAATTGCGGTGGTTTATAACAAGTATGACGAGGTGCTCATTTCACCCAAAGAAAGAGAAGCATTTATTCAGGAACTTTTAAAAGTCAATCCGAATATAATGGTTCAGATTTAA
- a CDS encoding DUF418 domain-containing protein, whose amino-acid sequence MDNPVKNNSRAPILDMLRGVALLGVFVANIAVFSGYVFLPDKKKSLLPTAATDVFVDFFHFAFIDGKFYSMFSLLFGIGFSIIISKSRGILTFYKRLIILIAFGLAHIFLLWFGDILLLYALLGLLLPLFAKASNRTLLLLALVLILSPIVLDTARTLSNDKFSPESYFYQKGAEKDQEIGLTENTDFVKLVSEADYPKFKAIMVGGFYYRWGGLIENNRLPKVFALFLLGMMIGRNRWYENLADKKKLLLQIRKWCLMIGLPTTLVFAYLSVFNDEEPKIAHAIAYAFSVIPMAFVYITSLILWYLKSQSGLRAFAYVGKMTLTNYILQSCSAFLLFYGTGMGWFGKMGSTVTLFMAIGIFGIQIILSQFWLRYFEFGPLEWIWRQLTYGKFIPLRKPD is encoded by the coding sequence ATGGATAATCCTGTTAAAAATAATTCTCGCGCTCCCATTTTAGACATGCTCAGAGGTGTTGCCTTATTGGGTGTATTTGTAGCCAACATTGCTGTTTTTTCAGGATATGTATTCCTGCCGGATAAGAAGAAATCACTTTTACCTACAGCAGCCACCGATGTTTTTGTTGACTTTTTTCATTTTGCTTTTATCGACGGTAAATTTTACTCTATGTTTTCGTTGCTCTTTGGTATTGGATTTTCCATCATTATCAGCAAATCCAGAGGCATTCTCACTTTTTACAAGCGCCTGATTATACTGATAGCCTTTGGATTGGCTCATATCTTTCTTCTTTGGTTCGGCGACATCTTATTGTTATATGCCTTGCTTGGTTTGTTATTGCCGTTGTTTGCCAAAGCCTCCAACAGAACGTTACTGCTATTGGCTTTGGTTTTAATCTTAAGCCCGATAGTATTGGATACTGCCCGAACCTTGAGTAATGATAAGTTTTCTCCTGAAAGCTATTTCTACCAAAAAGGGGCGGAAAAAGACCAAGAAATCGGCTTGACTGAAAACACCGATTTTGTAAAATTGGTAAGCGAAGCCGATTACCCCAAATTTAAAGCTATAATGGTAGGCGGATTTTATTATCGCTGGGGTGGATTAATTGAAAACAATAGGCTACCTAAAGTGTTCGCTTTGTTTCTATTAGGAATGATGATTGGCAGGAACCGCTGGTATGAAAACTTGGCAGACAAGAAAAAACTACTGCTTCAAATTAGAAAATGGTGTCTGATGATTGGCTTACCAACCACATTGGTCTTTGCTTATCTCAGTGTTTTTAATGACGAAGAACCCAAAATAGCGCATGCCATAGCCTATGCTTTTAGTGTGATTCCGATGGCTTTCGTTTATATAACTTCACTAATTTTATGGTATTTAAAAAGCCAATCCGGATTGAGGGCTTTTGCTTACGTGGGCAAAATGACTTTGACCAATTATATTTTGCAAAGCTGTTCGGCCTTTTTACTTTTTTACGGAACCGGCATGGGCTGGTTTGGCAAAATGGGTTCAACAGTAACTCTTTTCATGGCCATTGGTATTTTTGGAATCCAAATTATTCTCAGCCAATTTTGGTTGCGCTATTTTGAATTCGGACCACTCGAATGGATTTGGAGACAGCTGACTTACGGCAAGTTTATACCATTGCGAAAACCCGATTAA